The following DNA comes from Hahella chejuensis KCTC 2396.
GTTCGAGAGCAATTAAAGCATCGTGGTTGATATGCGTTGGGAATTGAATGCGGATCTGGCGATGCGCCACACCATGGGCTGCCCCGCTCGAGTGGCGCGTATGGTGTCTGTGACGAGTATTAATGATATTCGTTGTGTGTTGTCCGAGTTAAAGTCCGCATCTTCCCCTGCTTTTGTGCTTGGCGGCGGCAGTAACGTCGTTTTCACCCGCGATCTTGCGGGTGTCGTCATTAAGATGGAGAATCGCGGCGTCAGTGTGGATGCTTCAGGTTCGGGCGACGATATCGTGCGGGCGGCTGCAGGAGAGAACTGGCATGAGTTTGTCTGGTGGACGTTGGCGCGAAGCTACGTCGGGCTGGAGAATCTGGCCCTGATACCGGGCACAGTTGGCGCCGCGCCTATTCAAAACATCGGCGCCTATGGCGTGGAGCTAAAGGATCGATTGCACTCTGTGCGGGCGGTCCATATGGATACGCTGGAGGAAAGAGAGTTTTCTCTTTCTGAGTGTTGCTTTGGTTATCGCGACAGCTTTTTTAAGTCGGAGCAGGGTAGGCGATGGCTTATTTGGGAGGTGGCTTTCAGGCTGTCGTCAGATACTCCATTGGTTCTTGAGTATGCGGAGTTGAGACGGCGCTGGGAATTGGCGGGCGCTCCGGCTGAAGCCAGCGCTGTCGCGAAAATAGTGGAAGCGATTAGAGCTGAGAAACTGCCTGATCCGGCGCAAGTGCCCAACTCCGGCAGCTTTTTCAAAAACCCCGTTGTGTCTGAGGCGCGCTTTCTTGCGTTGAGCGAGAAGTATCCTGAAATGGTATCTTTTCCCTTGCCGGACGGCTCACGCAAGTTGGCGGCGGGTTGGCTGATTCAGGCTTGTGGTTGGAAAGGGTTTCTTGAAAGCGGCGTCGGCGTATATCCCAAGCAGGCTTTAGTGCTTATCAATCCTGGCCATAAGCCTGGTAGTGAAGTGAAATTACTTGCCTCAAGAATACAGGCTTCTGTTGAGGAGCGTTTTGGCGTGTCCCTGGAAGTCGAGCCTCTCATTTTGTAAACAATCTATGTGTCATTTACTTGTTGTCGACCAAGTGGATGGCGTTTCCTTCTTCCTCTGCCTTGTTTTGCGTTCATTCTGCATCCCGCGTTAGTTTGAGTGCGCTATTTGTCGTGTTGTATGGGGCTATCAAAATTATCCGTAACTATATGAAATAAAAAGACTTGGTAATCTGCTATAAATATTCATGATTCTGAGCGGCTAAGCCGGACCTGCTTTAGGGGTATTCCGCTATTGTAAAAAACAGCCTTAAGCCTCTTTCTCTTTGTCAGCGAAATTGTTTACAATCCTGTGGCATGCGCCTCTGCAATTATTGCGTTGTCGCCCTTTAGGAGAGAATTGTAAACAATATGGCTGCGCCTGACTCCCGAACTCTTGCTGATCAAGCTTTTGAGCGCCTGCAGACGGCTATTGTCAAAGGCGACATTCGAGCGGGGGAGAAAATAAGTGAAGCAGAGCTGTCCTCAAAATTTGGCTTTGGTAGAGGGCCTCTAAGAGAGGCGCTGCACAGGCTGGAAGGAAGGGGACTGATTGTCCGTAAGGCGCATTCCGGCGCCAGAGTGGTGGCGCTAACCTTCGAGGAGCTGATTGAGCTGTACGAAGTGCGCGAATCCTTGGAAGGTATGGCGATTCGATTGGCTTCAGAGCGTATGTCGCAGGAAGAAATAGACGATTTAAAGCGTCTGATGGACATTCATGCAGAGCAAATCAAGGAAGAGAAGGGGCTCGCCTACTATCAGAAGGAAGGCGATTTCGACTTTCATTTTCGAATTATTTCCGGCAGTAAGAATCGCAAACTCAGCAACATGCTGACAGGCGAGCTATATCACCTGCTGAGGCTATATCGATATCGTCTCAGTACATTCAGCGGTCGACCCGAAAAAGCGTTTCATGAGCACTGGCGTATTATCGAGGCGCTTGAAGAGCGTGACGGCGACTTGGCTGAACTCCTAATGCGGCGGCACATTTCCGCTGCGAGAAACAATTTAATCAAGAAGTATCGCGATGGGGAGTTGCAGCTGTAGCACGCTGTGAGTCGTCCGTCTCTCAATGGTATGCAACAGGGGGCTTATATGTCAGCAGGACGTCGCTTTCGCAAAGCGCTAGAAGATAACCAGCCGCTGCAAATTGTCGGGGCTATCAACGCCTATTGCGCAATGATGGCGGAAAGAGTGGGGCATCAGGCTATATATCTGTCAGGTGGTGGCGTGGCCAATGCGTCATTTGGGCTTCCTGACCTGGGAATGACCAGTATGAATGATGTCCTGGAGGATGTGCGCAGAATTACAGCGGCGTCAGAACTTCCCTTGTTGGTCGATATCGATACGGGGTGGGGCGGCGCTTTCAATATCTCGCGTACGGTCAAAGAAATGATTCGCGCTGGCGCTGCGGCGGTTCACATCGAAGATCAGGTGGCGCAAAAACGCTGTGGGCACAGACCTAATAAAGAAATCGTCAGCCAGGAAGAAATGGTGGATCGTATAAAAGCCGCGGCGGACGCGCGTACGGATAAAGACTTCTTCATCATGGCGCGAACGGATGCGTTTGCTCAGGAAGGATTGCAGGCGGCGATTGATCGCGCAGGCGCCTGCCTGGAGGCGGGCGCTGACGGCATCTTCGCTGAAGCGGTGACGGAGCTGGAGCATTACCAGGCCTTCTCAAATGCGTTAAGCGCCCCGATTTTGGCCAACATTACCGAGTTCGGACAAACCCCGTTGTACAACAAGGCTGAGCTGGCCGCTGTTGGTGTGGCGATGGTTTTGTATCCACTGAGCGCTTTCAGGGCGATGAACCGCGCTGCTCTGAATGTCTATGAAAACATTTTGAGTAAGGGCGATCAGAAGGAAGTGGTCGATTCCATGCAGACCCGTATGGAGCTGTACGATTTTCTTGGGTATCACGATTACGAGAAGAAACTGGA
Coding sequences within:
- the murB gene encoding UDP-N-acetylmuramate dehydrogenase, which gives rise to MRWELNADLAMRHTMGCPARVARMVSVTSINDIRCVLSELKSASSPAFVLGGGSNVVFTRDLAGVVIKMENRGVSVDASGSGDDIVRAAAGENWHEFVWWTLARSYVGLENLALIPGTVGAAPIQNIGAYGVELKDRLHSVRAVHMDTLEEREFSLSECCFGYRDSFFKSEQGRRWLIWEVAFRLSSDTPLVLEYAELRRRWELAGAPAEASAVAKIVEAIRAEKLPDPAQVPNSGSFFKNPVVSEARFLALSEKYPEMVSFPLPDGSRKLAAGWLIQACGWKGFLESGVGVYPKQALVLINPGHKPGSEVKLLASRIQASVEERFGVSLEVEPLIL
- the prpB gene encoding methylisocitrate lyase; protein product: MSAGRRFRKALEDNQPLQIVGAINAYCAMMAERVGHQAIYLSGGGVANASFGLPDLGMTSMNDVLEDVRRITAASELPLLVDIDTGWGGAFNISRTVKEMIRAGAAAVHIEDQVAQKRCGHRPNKEIVSQEEMVDRIKAAADARTDKDFFIMARTDAFAQEGLQAAIDRAGACLEAGADGIFAEAVTELEHYQAFSNALSAPILANITEFGQTPLYNKAELAAVGVAMVLYPLSAFRAMNRAALNVYENILSKGDQKEVVDSMQTRMELYDFLGYHDYEKKLDALFAAGKNK
- a CDS encoding GntR family transcriptional regulator gives rise to the protein MAAPDSRTLADQAFERLQTAIVKGDIRAGEKISEAELSSKFGFGRGPLREALHRLEGRGLIVRKAHSGARVVALTFEELIELYEVRESLEGMAIRLASERMSQEEIDDLKRLMDIHAEQIKEEKGLAYYQKEGDFDFHFRIISGSKNRKLSNMLTGELYHLLRLYRYRLSTFSGRPEKAFHEHWRIIEALEERDGDLAELLMRRHISAARNNLIKKYRDGELQL